In one window of Brachyhypopomus gauderio isolate BG-103 chromosome 16, BGAUD_0.2, whole genome shotgun sequence DNA:
- the mag gene encoding myelin-associated glycoprotein isoform X1 produces MKCLELLFVLLLSVRDICAQWNVWMPRDISAMTNSCVVIPCTFMYPASVRPYRGTHGIWYFGQPYPQLFPPVVFKSRTEIVHESYKGRTRLLGDLMQKNCTLQISNVGVEHSGRYYFRADLGGANIYTYPDFSELKVLDRPNIDVPEEIISDESLDLTCYAPDNCPDMSPEIHWMYTDYLPDPLFTTDFVEESNTAVISSTLTFTPRPMHNGQLLGCRVHYPNTTFIYERLISLDIKYAPRKVWVNASQEVMEGSSVVLHCDVDSNPPPRISWHFKDEELMSDTASNSSLSLESLSPEQEGVYTCVGDNGYGEMNTSLYLAVRYPPREPLVNSSMTVQEGTSLVLHCSSEGNPAPTLTWLKDGKLVGTITADEVSVLHLPDITPDLDGTYRCLAENEYGRASSSLNITVEFAPVLLDDSKCTIVREGVQCVCIASGNPEPSIEFYLPDLNITINETNSRFNYYTHSDGYTSTGMIKLRDKGEGANNGGTDVHVHCSIANMHGTETVRLELQQEKKYMMAVIVGTIGGVAVIAFIIAAVRYVGQNNKKENSNPGQDVGSKVENPSMFYSAVKKDKQSLRKKVLKTELLGSKFNSILEENTGDDGDYQSVGSMAGMERQELNYAALEFMRGRPREGGLGRGDDGSDYTEIKAK; encoded by the exons ATGAAGTGTCTAGAACTGCTGTTCGTCTTGCTGCTGTCAGTAAGAG ATATATGTGCTCAGTGGAATGTATGGATGCCCAGGGACATCTCTGCTATGACTAACTCGTGCGTGGTAATCCCGTGCACATTCATGTACCCCGCGAGCGTCAGGCCGTACCGCGGGACCCACGGGATCTGGTATTTTGGCCAGCCCTACCCTCAGCTCTTCCCCCCAGTAGTGTTCAAGTCCCGCACAGAAATCGTGCATGAGAGCTACAAAGGCCGGACCCGGCTCCTGGGTGACCTGATGCAGAAGAACTGTACCCTGCAGATCAGTAATGTGGGAGTTGAGCATTCAGGGAGGTACTACTTCAGAGCAGACCTAGGCGGAGCTAACATATACACCTACCCAGACTTCAGTGAGCTCAAGGTCTTAG ATCGGCCCAACATTGACGTCCCAGAGGAGATAATCAGTGATGAGAGTTTGGACCTGACATGCTATGCACCGGACAACTGTCCAGACATGAGCCCAGAAATCCACTGGATGTACACCGACTACCTGCCTGACCCACTCTTTACTACGGACTTTGTGGAAGAGAGTAACACAGCGGTGATCTCCAGCACCCTCACCTTCACTCCCAGACCCATGCACAACGGGCAGCTCTTGGGCTGTAGGGTCCATTACCCCAACACTACGTTCATCTATGAGCGTCTCATCTCCCTCGACATCAAGT ATGCCCCTCGCAAGGTGTGGGTGAACGCATCTCAAGAAGTAATGGAGGGCAGTTCGGTGGTCTTACACTGCGATGTGGACAGCAATCCTCCACCACGGATATCCTGGCATTTCAAAGATGAGGAATTGATGTCAGACACAGCATCAAATTCTTCCCTTAGTTTGGAGTCTCTTAGTCCAGAGCAGGAGGGTGTTTACACTTGTGTAGGTGACAATGGCTACGGAGAGATGAACACCTCCTTGTACCTGGCTGTCAGGT ACCCTCCGAGGGAGCCGTTGGTGAACAGCTCTATGACAGTGCAGGAGGGAACCTCATTGGTCCTCCACTGTAGCAGTGAAGGTAACCCCGCCCCCACGCTCACCTGGCTGAAGGACGGGAAGCTGGTGGGGACCATAACAGCTGACGAAGTGTCCGTGTTGCATCTGCCGGACATCACCCCTGACTTAGACGGCACTTACCGCTGCCTGGCCGAGAATGAATACGGACGGGCCAGCAGCTCCCTCAACATCACTGTGGAGT TTGCCCCTGTTCTCCTTGATGATTCCAAGTGCACCATAGTGAGAGAGGGCGTACAGTGTGTCTGCATAGCCTCAGGGAACCCTGAGCCCTCCATCGAGTTCTACCTGCCTGACCTCAACATCACTATTAATGAGACAAACAGCCGTTTTAACTACTACACGCATTCGGATGGGTACACGTCGACTGGCATGATCAAACTGCGTGACAAGGGAGAAGGGGCCAACAATGGGGGCACGGACGTTCACGTTCATTGCAGCATCGCCAACATGCACGGCACAGAGACCGTTCGGCTGGAGCTACAGCAAGAAA AAAAGTACATGATGGCGGTGATAGTGGGAACCATTGGAGGAGTGGCCGTGATAGCTTTTATCATTGCAGCTGTAAGATATGTGGGACAGAACAACAAAAA AGAGAATAGCAACCCTGGGCAGGACGTGGGATCTAAAGTGGAGAATCCCTCCATGTTCTACAGCGCAGTCAAGAAGGACAAACAAAGTCTCAGGAAAAAAGTG CTTAAGACTGAGCTGCTGGGCTCTAAGTTTAATTCCATCCTAGAGGAGAACACG GGAGACGACGGTGATTACCAGTCTGTTGGCTCAATGGCAGGCATGGAGAGGCAAGAGCTGAACTACGCTGCCCTGGAGTTCATGCGAGGGCGACCTCGAGAGGGAGGTTTAGGGAGGGGGGATGATGGGAGTGACTACACAGAAATCAAAGCCAAATGA
- the mag gene encoding myelin-associated glycoprotein isoform X3 — translation MKCLELLFVLLLSVRDICAQWNVWMPRDISAMTNSCVVIPCTFMYPASVRPYRGTHGIWYFGQPYPQLFPPVVFKSRTEIVHESYKGRTRLLGDLMQKNCTLQISNVGVEHSGRYYFRADLGGANIYTYPDFSELKVLDRPNIDVPEEIISDESLDLTCYAPDNCPDMSPEIHWMYTDYLPDPLFTTDFVEESNTAVISSTLTFTPRPMHNGQLLGCRVHYPNTTFIYERLISLDIKYAPRKVWVNASQEVMEGSSVVLHCDVDSNPPPRISWHFKDEELMSDTASNSSLSLESLSPEQEGVYTCVGDNGYGEMNTSLYLAVRYPPREPLVNSSMTVQEGTSLVLHCSSEGNPAPTLTWLKDGKLVGTITADEVSVLHLPDITPDLDGTYRCLAENEYGRASSSLNITVEFAPVLLDDSKCTIVREGVQCVCIASGNPEPSIEFYLPDLNITINETNSRFNYYTHSDGYTSTGMIKLRDKGEGANNGGTDVHVHCSIANMHGTETVRLELQQEKKYMMAVIVGTIGGVAVIAFIIAAVRYVGQNNKKENSNPGQDVGSKVENPSMFYSAVKKDKQSLRKKVGVR, via the exons ATGAAGTGTCTAGAACTGCTGTTCGTCTTGCTGCTGTCAGTAAGAG ATATATGTGCTCAGTGGAATGTATGGATGCCCAGGGACATCTCTGCTATGACTAACTCGTGCGTGGTAATCCCGTGCACATTCATGTACCCCGCGAGCGTCAGGCCGTACCGCGGGACCCACGGGATCTGGTATTTTGGCCAGCCCTACCCTCAGCTCTTCCCCCCAGTAGTGTTCAAGTCCCGCACAGAAATCGTGCATGAGAGCTACAAAGGCCGGACCCGGCTCCTGGGTGACCTGATGCAGAAGAACTGTACCCTGCAGATCAGTAATGTGGGAGTTGAGCATTCAGGGAGGTACTACTTCAGAGCAGACCTAGGCGGAGCTAACATATACACCTACCCAGACTTCAGTGAGCTCAAGGTCTTAG ATCGGCCCAACATTGACGTCCCAGAGGAGATAATCAGTGATGAGAGTTTGGACCTGACATGCTATGCACCGGACAACTGTCCAGACATGAGCCCAGAAATCCACTGGATGTACACCGACTACCTGCCTGACCCACTCTTTACTACGGACTTTGTGGAAGAGAGTAACACAGCGGTGATCTCCAGCACCCTCACCTTCACTCCCAGACCCATGCACAACGGGCAGCTCTTGGGCTGTAGGGTCCATTACCCCAACACTACGTTCATCTATGAGCGTCTCATCTCCCTCGACATCAAGT ATGCCCCTCGCAAGGTGTGGGTGAACGCATCTCAAGAAGTAATGGAGGGCAGTTCGGTGGTCTTACACTGCGATGTGGACAGCAATCCTCCACCACGGATATCCTGGCATTTCAAAGATGAGGAATTGATGTCAGACACAGCATCAAATTCTTCCCTTAGTTTGGAGTCTCTTAGTCCAGAGCAGGAGGGTGTTTACACTTGTGTAGGTGACAATGGCTACGGAGAGATGAACACCTCCTTGTACCTGGCTGTCAGGT ACCCTCCGAGGGAGCCGTTGGTGAACAGCTCTATGACAGTGCAGGAGGGAACCTCATTGGTCCTCCACTGTAGCAGTGAAGGTAACCCCGCCCCCACGCTCACCTGGCTGAAGGACGGGAAGCTGGTGGGGACCATAACAGCTGACGAAGTGTCCGTGTTGCATCTGCCGGACATCACCCCTGACTTAGACGGCACTTACCGCTGCCTGGCCGAGAATGAATACGGACGGGCCAGCAGCTCCCTCAACATCACTGTGGAGT TTGCCCCTGTTCTCCTTGATGATTCCAAGTGCACCATAGTGAGAGAGGGCGTACAGTGTGTCTGCATAGCCTCAGGGAACCCTGAGCCCTCCATCGAGTTCTACCTGCCTGACCTCAACATCACTATTAATGAGACAAACAGCCGTTTTAACTACTACACGCATTCGGATGGGTACACGTCGACTGGCATGATCAAACTGCGTGACAAGGGAGAAGGGGCCAACAATGGGGGCACGGACGTTCACGTTCATTGCAGCATCGCCAACATGCACGGCACAGAGACCGTTCGGCTGGAGCTACAGCAAGAAA AAAAGTACATGATGGCGGTGATAGTGGGAACCATTGGAGGAGTGGCCGTGATAGCTTTTATCATTGCAGCTGTAAGATATGTGGGACAGAACAACAAAAA AGAGAATAGCAACCCTGGGCAGGACGTGGGATCTAAAGTGGAGAATCCCTCCATGTTCTACAGCGCAGTCAAGAAGGACAAACAAAGTCTCAGGAAAAAAGTG GGTGTGCGGTAG
- the mag gene encoding myelin-associated glycoprotein isoform X4: MKCLELLFVLLLSVRDICAQWNVWMPRDISAMTNSCVVIPCTFMYPASVRPYRGTHGIWYFGQPYPQLFPPVVFKSRTEIVHESYKGRTRLLGDLMQKNCTLQISNVGVEHSGRYYFRADLGGANIYTYPDFSELKVLDRPNIDVPEEIISDESLDLTCYAPDNCPDMSPEIHWMYTDYLPDPLFTTDFVEESNTAVISSTLTFTPRPMHNGQLLGCRVHYPNTTFIYERLISLDIKYAPRKVWVNASQEVMEGSSVVLHCDVDSNPPPRISWHFKDEELMSDTASNSSLSLESLSPEQEGVYTCVGDNGYGEMNTSLYLAVRYPPREPLVNSSMTVQEGTSLVLHCSSEGNPAPTLTWLKDGKLVGTITADEVSVLHLPDITPDLDGTYRCLAENEYGRASSSLNITVEFAPVLLDDSKCTIVREGVQCVCIASGNPEPSIEFYLPDLNITINETNSRFNYYTHSDGYTSTGMIKLRDKGEGANNGGTDVHVHCSIANMHGTETVRLELQQEKKYMMAVIVGTIGGVAVIAFIIAAVRYVGQNNKKETTVITSLLAQWQAWRGKS, from the exons ATGAAGTGTCTAGAACTGCTGTTCGTCTTGCTGCTGTCAGTAAGAG ATATATGTGCTCAGTGGAATGTATGGATGCCCAGGGACATCTCTGCTATGACTAACTCGTGCGTGGTAATCCCGTGCACATTCATGTACCCCGCGAGCGTCAGGCCGTACCGCGGGACCCACGGGATCTGGTATTTTGGCCAGCCCTACCCTCAGCTCTTCCCCCCAGTAGTGTTCAAGTCCCGCACAGAAATCGTGCATGAGAGCTACAAAGGCCGGACCCGGCTCCTGGGTGACCTGATGCAGAAGAACTGTACCCTGCAGATCAGTAATGTGGGAGTTGAGCATTCAGGGAGGTACTACTTCAGAGCAGACCTAGGCGGAGCTAACATATACACCTACCCAGACTTCAGTGAGCTCAAGGTCTTAG ATCGGCCCAACATTGACGTCCCAGAGGAGATAATCAGTGATGAGAGTTTGGACCTGACATGCTATGCACCGGACAACTGTCCAGACATGAGCCCAGAAATCCACTGGATGTACACCGACTACCTGCCTGACCCACTCTTTACTACGGACTTTGTGGAAGAGAGTAACACAGCGGTGATCTCCAGCACCCTCACCTTCACTCCCAGACCCATGCACAACGGGCAGCTCTTGGGCTGTAGGGTCCATTACCCCAACACTACGTTCATCTATGAGCGTCTCATCTCCCTCGACATCAAGT ATGCCCCTCGCAAGGTGTGGGTGAACGCATCTCAAGAAGTAATGGAGGGCAGTTCGGTGGTCTTACACTGCGATGTGGACAGCAATCCTCCACCACGGATATCCTGGCATTTCAAAGATGAGGAATTGATGTCAGACACAGCATCAAATTCTTCCCTTAGTTTGGAGTCTCTTAGTCCAGAGCAGGAGGGTGTTTACACTTGTGTAGGTGACAATGGCTACGGAGAGATGAACACCTCCTTGTACCTGGCTGTCAGGT ACCCTCCGAGGGAGCCGTTGGTGAACAGCTCTATGACAGTGCAGGAGGGAACCTCATTGGTCCTCCACTGTAGCAGTGAAGGTAACCCCGCCCCCACGCTCACCTGGCTGAAGGACGGGAAGCTGGTGGGGACCATAACAGCTGACGAAGTGTCCGTGTTGCATCTGCCGGACATCACCCCTGACTTAGACGGCACTTACCGCTGCCTGGCCGAGAATGAATACGGACGGGCCAGCAGCTCCCTCAACATCACTGTGGAGT TTGCCCCTGTTCTCCTTGATGATTCCAAGTGCACCATAGTGAGAGAGGGCGTACAGTGTGTCTGCATAGCCTCAGGGAACCCTGAGCCCTCCATCGAGTTCTACCTGCCTGACCTCAACATCACTATTAATGAGACAAACAGCCGTTTTAACTACTACACGCATTCGGATGGGTACACGTCGACTGGCATGATCAAACTGCGTGACAAGGGAGAAGGGGCCAACAATGGGGGCACGGACGTTCACGTTCATTGCAGCATCGCCAACATGCACGGCACAGAGACCGTTCGGCTGGAGCTACAGCAAGAAA AAAAGTACATGATGGCGGTGATAGTGGGAACCATTGGAGGAGTGGCCGTGATAGCTTTTATCATTGCAGCTGTAAGATATGTGGGACAGAACAACAAAAA GGAGACGACGGTGATTACCAGTCTGTTGGCTCAATGGCAGGCATGGAGAGGCAAGAGCTGA
- the mag gene encoding myelin-associated glycoprotein isoform X2, with product MKCLELLFVLLLSVRDICAQWNVWMPRDISAMTNSCVVIPCTFMYPASVRPYRGTHGIWYFGQPYPQLFPPVVFKSRTEIVHESYKGRTRLLGDLMQKNCTLQISNVGVEHSGRYYFRADLGGANIYTYPDFSELKVLDRPNIDVPEEIISDESLDLTCYAPDNCPDMSPEIHWMYTDYLPDPLFTTDFVEESNTAVISSTLTFTPRPMHNGQLLGCRVHYPNTTFIYERLISLDIKYAPRKVWVNASQEVMEGSSVVLHCDVDSNPPPRISWHFKDEELMSDTASNSSLSLESLSPEQEGVYTCVGDNGYGEMNTSLYLAVRYPPREPLVNSSMTVQEGTSLVLHCSSEGNPAPTLTWLKDGKLVGTITADEVSVLHLPDITPDLDGTYRCLAENEYGRASSSLNITVEFAPVLLDDSKCTIVREGVQCVCIASGNPEPSIEFYLPDLNITINETNSRFNYYTHSDGYTSTGMIKLRDKGEGANNGGTDVHVHCSIANMHGTETVRLELQQEKKYMMAVIVGTIGGVAVIAFIIAAVRYVGQNNKKENSNPGQDVGSKVENPSMFYSAVKKDKQSLRKKVGDDGDYQSVGSMAGMERQELNYAALEFMRGRPREGGLGRGDDGSDYTEIKAK from the exons ATGAAGTGTCTAGAACTGCTGTTCGTCTTGCTGCTGTCAGTAAGAG ATATATGTGCTCAGTGGAATGTATGGATGCCCAGGGACATCTCTGCTATGACTAACTCGTGCGTGGTAATCCCGTGCACATTCATGTACCCCGCGAGCGTCAGGCCGTACCGCGGGACCCACGGGATCTGGTATTTTGGCCAGCCCTACCCTCAGCTCTTCCCCCCAGTAGTGTTCAAGTCCCGCACAGAAATCGTGCATGAGAGCTACAAAGGCCGGACCCGGCTCCTGGGTGACCTGATGCAGAAGAACTGTACCCTGCAGATCAGTAATGTGGGAGTTGAGCATTCAGGGAGGTACTACTTCAGAGCAGACCTAGGCGGAGCTAACATATACACCTACCCAGACTTCAGTGAGCTCAAGGTCTTAG ATCGGCCCAACATTGACGTCCCAGAGGAGATAATCAGTGATGAGAGTTTGGACCTGACATGCTATGCACCGGACAACTGTCCAGACATGAGCCCAGAAATCCACTGGATGTACACCGACTACCTGCCTGACCCACTCTTTACTACGGACTTTGTGGAAGAGAGTAACACAGCGGTGATCTCCAGCACCCTCACCTTCACTCCCAGACCCATGCACAACGGGCAGCTCTTGGGCTGTAGGGTCCATTACCCCAACACTACGTTCATCTATGAGCGTCTCATCTCCCTCGACATCAAGT ATGCCCCTCGCAAGGTGTGGGTGAACGCATCTCAAGAAGTAATGGAGGGCAGTTCGGTGGTCTTACACTGCGATGTGGACAGCAATCCTCCACCACGGATATCCTGGCATTTCAAAGATGAGGAATTGATGTCAGACACAGCATCAAATTCTTCCCTTAGTTTGGAGTCTCTTAGTCCAGAGCAGGAGGGTGTTTACACTTGTGTAGGTGACAATGGCTACGGAGAGATGAACACCTCCTTGTACCTGGCTGTCAGGT ACCCTCCGAGGGAGCCGTTGGTGAACAGCTCTATGACAGTGCAGGAGGGAACCTCATTGGTCCTCCACTGTAGCAGTGAAGGTAACCCCGCCCCCACGCTCACCTGGCTGAAGGACGGGAAGCTGGTGGGGACCATAACAGCTGACGAAGTGTCCGTGTTGCATCTGCCGGACATCACCCCTGACTTAGACGGCACTTACCGCTGCCTGGCCGAGAATGAATACGGACGGGCCAGCAGCTCCCTCAACATCACTGTGGAGT TTGCCCCTGTTCTCCTTGATGATTCCAAGTGCACCATAGTGAGAGAGGGCGTACAGTGTGTCTGCATAGCCTCAGGGAACCCTGAGCCCTCCATCGAGTTCTACCTGCCTGACCTCAACATCACTATTAATGAGACAAACAGCCGTTTTAACTACTACACGCATTCGGATGGGTACACGTCGACTGGCATGATCAAACTGCGTGACAAGGGAGAAGGGGCCAACAATGGGGGCACGGACGTTCACGTTCATTGCAGCATCGCCAACATGCACGGCACAGAGACCGTTCGGCTGGAGCTACAGCAAGAAA AAAAGTACATGATGGCGGTGATAGTGGGAACCATTGGAGGAGTGGCCGTGATAGCTTTTATCATTGCAGCTGTAAGATATGTGGGACAGAACAACAAAAA AGAGAATAGCAACCCTGGGCAGGACGTGGGATCTAAAGTGGAGAATCCCTCCATGTTCTACAGCGCAGTCAAGAAGGACAAACAAAGTCTCAGGAAAAAAGTG GGAGACGACGGTGATTACCAGTCTGTTGGCTCAATGGCAGGCATGGAGAGGCAAGAGCTGAACTACGCTGCCCTGGAGTTCATGCGAGGGCGACCTCGAGAGGGAGGTTTAGGGAGGGGGGATGATGGGAGTGACTACACAGAAATCAAAGCCAAATGA
- the LOC143477568 gene encoding uncharacterized protein LOC143477568, with translation MDLHVMVCLILLTLKGTCLVGCDNVSRSSEEPRVVPEKPAIFVPQLHDGDQATLTCSAPDPCNGSAHIIWWLQQSGKIISQQSIQNHSESFKNNTITSDLVFTPTSQLHGAAILCDVTCGNITNVTTNETLRVTHFTSLQITGNVQVKEGSTLTLKCSAERYPEPINITWSSRRMAIPLNCTTQDSLNITNVSRLHTGEYVCTAEHFNKTLTTSVNITVINAEESQSENYTSGNQSNRDISSENTGTQSGFTKWNISTLFKFSVAVTSSSIIICAVVCVVALWTRYRTHKYIHEHTSKEDSHPGPVKSQEDADPKGTYQQVLLQGQPTAEDMDTAVTPGNTEDSNPPGQDEIPEGDKMTEDGGARDVDYACINYSLLQDTGRTSTEAPQTQSDETDYAEIRLKSQDGAEEDGGLQPEVEQGVVLPLEGGVENQVQVELEERDLV, from the exons ATGGATTTGCATGTCATGGTTTGTTTGATTCTCCTCACACTGAAGGGTACATGCTTGG TGGGGTGTGACAATGTCAGCCGCAGTTCAGAAGAGCCAAGGGTTGTTCCTG AGAAGCCTGCGATATTTGTTCCTCAACTACATGATGGAGATCAGGCCACTCTGACGTGTTCTGCTCCTGACCCATGCAATGGATCTGCACATATTATATGGTGGCTACAGCAGAGTGGGAAGATCATCTCTCAGCAAAGCATACAGAATCATAGCGAGAGCTTCAAGAACAATACTATAACCTCAGACCTGGTCTTCACGCCCACATCTCAACTGCATGGTGCTGCCATCTTGTGTGATGTGACCTGTGGCAATATTACTAATGTCACCACCAATGAGACCTTAAGAGTAACTC ACTTCACAAGTCTCCAGATCACAGGGAACGTTCAAGTGAAAGAAGGATCCACACTGACTCTGAAGTGCAGTGCTGAGAGGTACCCAGAACCCATAAATATCACCTGGTCTTCAAGACGCATGGCTATACCTCTGAACTGCACTACCCAGGATTCTCTCAACATAACAAATGTTAGCAGATTGCACACGGGGGAATATGTGTGCACAGCAGAGCACTTTAATAAGACTCTAACAACCTCTGTTAACATCACTGTGATCA ATGCAGAGGAATCTCAATCTGAAAATTATACAAGCGGAAACCAAAGCAATCGGGACATCAGTTCAGAaaacacag GTACACAAAGTGGCTTCACAAAGTGGAATATAAGCACATTGTTCAAATTTTCGGTGGCAGTGACAAGTTCAAGCATCATTATATgtgctgtagtctgtgttgtGGCCCTGTGGACAAG ATAcagaacacacaaatacatacatgaacacacaagcAAAGAAGACAGCCACCCAGGGCCTGTTAAAAGTCAA GAAGATGCAGACCCCAAAGGCACATATCAACAGGTCCTTCTTCAAGGACAGCCTACTGCAGAGGACATGGACACAGCTGTAACCCCTGGTAACACAGAAGACAGCAACCCACCGGGACAAGATGAGATCCCAGAAGGGGACAAGATGACAGAAGACGGAGGAGCCAGAGACGTGGATTATGCTTGTATCAACTACTCACTTCTACAGGACACGGGACGGACTTCTACAGAAGCCCCGCAGACCCAGAGTGACGAGACGGATTACGCAGAGATCCGGCTGAAGAGCCAGGATGGAGCGGAGGAGGACGGAGGCTTGCAGCctgaggtggagcagggtgtgGTTCTCCCACTGGAGGGTGGGGTAGAAAACCAGGTGCAGGTGGAGCTAGAGGAGAGAGATTTAGTCTAG